One Caldisalinibacter kiritimatiensis DNA segment encodes these proteins:
- a CDS encoding nucleotidyltransferase family protein codes for MINTIVLAGRSNIKLQNKMNKALVNIKGKPMISYVIDALKHSKVVDQIVVVGEPKDFENIDLKYVDKIIKCRDSILDNIIVGLNYFKSDNKVMITTSDIPLLTGEAVKDFVDRSLETDADLYYPIINKNICVQKYPDAKRTYARLKEGLFTGGNMFIVNPSIVDSTIDVAKKMIEYRKNPLKMSRVLGFKFLLKFSTGKVSIKTAEQRVSELLGIQPKAIISDYAEIGNDVDKPEDIEMTEKYIWLER; via the coding sequence ATGATAAATACAATAGTTCTGGCTGGAAGGTCTAATATAAAATTACAAAATAAAATGAATAAGGCGCTTGTAAATATAAAGGGGAAACCTATGATTTCATATGTTATTGATGCCTTAAAGCATTCGAAAGTAGTAGACCAGATAGTAGTAGTTGGTGAGCCAAAGGATTTTGAAAACATTGATTTAAAATATGTAGATAAGATTATTAAATGCAGAGATTCTATTTTAGATAACATTATTGTTGGATTAAATTATTTTAAGAGTGATAATAAAGTGATGATAACTACTAGTGATATACCTTTACTTACAGGAGAGGCAGTAAAGGATTTTGTAGATAGGTCATTAGAAACTGATGCGGACTTGTATTATCCTATAATAAATAAAAATATATGTGTTCAAAAATATCCTGATGCTAAGAGGACTTATGCTAGATTAAAGGAAGGTCTATTTACTGGTGGAAATATGTTTATAGTTAATCCTAGTATAGTAGATAGTACAATAGATGTAGCAAAAAAAATGATAGAATATAGAAAAAATCCATTGAAGATGAGTAGAGTACTTGGATTTAAATTTTTATTGAAGTTTTCAACAGGTAAAGTAAGTATAAAAACAGCTGAGCAAAGAGTATCAGAATTATTAGGGATACAACCAAAGGCAATTATAAGCGATTATGCAGAAATAGGTAATGATGTAGATAAGCCTGAAGATATTGAGATGACTGAGAAGTATATTTGGCTGGAACGATGA
- a CDS encoding GntR family transcriptional regulator, whose translation MSQDLTNLKLHDYKPLRDVVFETLKSAIIEGQLKPGERLMEVQLADKLGVSRTPVREAIRKLELEGLVIMMPRKGAYVADVSLKDIMNILEIRASLEGLAASLAAERMTQEELKNLKKRSEEFNEALRNGDIKMMIKKDAEIHDIIFKATRNEKLICIAEGLKDQIQRFRVTYITEYNKSESLIEEHQKIIDALSNRDVEKARMYAQQHIENAENYIVKEVKGLLDRKDSGE comes from the coding sequence ATGTCACAGGATTTAACTAATCTTAAATTACATGATTATAAGCCCCTTAGGGATGTAGTTTTTGAAACATTAAAGTCAGCAATAATAGAAGGTCAGTTAAAGCCAGGGGAACGACTTATGGAGGTACAGCTTGCAGATAAGTTAGGAGTAAGTAGAACGCCTGTAAGGGAAGCTATAAGAAAGTTAGAGCTAGAAGGATTAGTAATTATGATGCCGAGAAAAGGAGCATATGTAGCAGATGTATCATTAAAAGACATAATGAACATCCTAGAGATAAGAGCATCCCTTGAAGGACTTGCAGCTTCATTAGCAGCTGAAAGAATGACACAAGAAGAGTTAAAAAACTTGAAAAAAAGGTCAGAAGAGTTTAATGAAGCCTTAAGAAATGGTGATATTAAAATGATGATAAAAAAAGATGCTGAGATTCATGACATTATTTTTAAAGCTACAAGAAATGAAAAGCTTATATGTATAGCAGAAGGTTTAAAAGACCAAATACAGAGATTTAGAGTGACTTATATCACTGAATATAATAAATCTGAATCACTTATTGAAGAGCATCAGAAAATTATTGATGCATTATCTAATAGAGACGTAGAAAAAGCTAGGATGTATGCACAACAGCATATAGAGAACGCTGAAAATTATATAGTAAAAGAGGTAAAAGGATTATTAGATAGAAAAGATTCGGGGGAATAA